The region ttcactacattatAGGTAggcacgtgataccgtatgcgaaTGCTATTGGCCGACAACATCcgtgtgtgcactgcgttctgagtctcacggaacgcagcgaaCTTCCGTGTAGTAAAggaacacttttctttaataaaaaagggctttaaatagtctataagagtatgggaaaaggtaatgcagataataaggtggtttaatgtcagtatggggagggttcataaatgttcaaattaccgtaaataataaatagtttgtcgctatatcacagaattttgttttatgCATAGACCACAAGTAACGAGTGAATACTGTATACATAGTGGtactccctaaccctaccaaatccTCGATTCTGGAAGACAAATGTTTTCGgcatcaataaatatatgaaaagcATGTAAAATCCACAGGGTAAAAGCCATTAAGCCACTTGACACGTCCACTAAGGGTgtggtcatccccgaggtgGAGTTCTTGTTCAGGCCAAGGTAGCAATGTGTGGTCATCACCTgactcagagctacacactgaaagttcctcacaagatGTTGAAGGCAGCTGgcagttttaaaatgttgttcGGTTGTTCCCTGGCAATACAAACGTATAAAATATCCAATTTCCTATtccagtgatacctctacttacgaatgtctctacatacgaaattttctacttatgaaacgcCTCAACTCTAGTTActaaagaaattttgagttacaaaaggcaaaaatacagtatgggctgctgcTCGCAGCTACCAAAGGTCCCTGAATGCAaaattcttatagctgctctgccattggctctTACCtcgcatcttcctggcatcccattggctaagagggaccactgtgtgtagctagataggtgtctatgcagcgtcctcgtcattcggccctcgacccatgacgtgttctgatagttttacgcaaatatattaagtttttgagtattcgctatggacctcAAGAAAGTGatagagaaaagaggaaaagaaaagatgaagaaaagagttttttttgtccatacaaacaaagcaagagttaatagaaaagcataaaaaagggatgcgtttggttgatctccccaaagaatatggccgtaatgcatctacaatcgccacattattaaaacaaaaggaagtttaaggagtttaaggcatcgagtgggtggttggagaagttcagaaggagaacgggaattcactctgttgttcggcatggtgaggcaagagcgcatgaaccaaagagggcaaaaaacaatgaggacagcagttaaaaggtaaatgaccatcgtttgtattctttactctattctttgttttttacattatgcacaactctcatttattgtgtaataatctaatcgtaacatgtatttgttacatgttttgatgtatttttatgctttataaaacatttatgtctgaattttggggggcttggaacggattagggcatttgcatgaaaaacgcgtctctacttacgaaattttctacttatgaaatttcttccagaaccaattaatttcgttaGTAGTGGTACCACTGTACCAGCAGGTGGTACTGCGACCTGTATTAAATCTTCTTTGTCTCTACTCAAGGAGAGAAGTGGACTACCAATCTAATGTCTTTCTGCTCCATATGATTTTTCCCCTAATTTACATAACAAATATATGAatactaaaaaaatatattgatacattttaatgaaatattgtaTAGACAATGATGTAAGTATAGACAAGAACCCAGTAGTCAGTGAATGCAGCCTAAAATCCCCTCCCCACTTCAGTGGCTGGATCTAAACTTCAGACAGCTACTCTATCTGGCCTACCTGCCAGTTTGTCTTTTATACATGTAGTATACTGATTACTACTTGTGGAATATATGGtaaaaatatttagtttattattCTGTAACCTATCATGCATTACACACAGTCCACTAGAGGGGCTAGTTATTGGAAATTTTGTTGGAAAATGTCATGCTATGATTGGCCACTCTGCATTAGAAATACAAGACATGAAATTTGAACTGAACAAAAGAtcagaacagaaaacaaaacctgaaatTAGTTTTCATAGTTTTTGTGGTGAATGATATATTATCAGATGACGATTCAATGTGATTTACAATTAAAGTTCAAATTAAGGATGTCTTACTGTCTGAACATTGGACACTGACAAAATTAGCTACTCTTAACGTGCAGTAGCACAGATATCATAAGGAAGCGGTGCCAGAGTGACACCAAAGCGGTAGTCCATCACAGGTTTCACTCCAGCAGGCATGGAGAAGGTAAAGTGCTGCatgaaggaggtgaagaagaggaaaatctCCATCCTGGCCAAGGTCTCACCAAGGCACAGCCGCttacctgaagaaaaaaaacaacagagacaACAAGCAAAGCAAATTGAAATTACCTGAATGTTTTTTAGACATGAGGGCTTGCCTTGAAAGTCAGTTAGTTTACGAAATCATTCAAATGGAAAGACCAGCTAATTTTTTTGATAGCCAGTGGAAGTTTTGTCTCAATTTTAGAACCTGAAGGCAGGTCAGTGAACCAAAAGAATTTTGCATAAATCAGGCATTTTTAATGGTGaaattccatttttttgttCCTGGTCAAAAGTAATCAGcacattttttctgtaaagATGGGACTAAAGCTAAAATGTCAAGTTGTGTTGGTCCTCACCAGCAGAGAAAGGGATGAAAGCCTCTGGTTTCTCAAACCTTCCCTCTTTGCTCAGAAAGTGTCCTGGGTTGAAGGTAAAGGGTGTCTCCCACTCATTCTTGTCCAACAGCACCGAGGTCAAATTAGGAACTAGTATAACTCCCTGATGATTGGAAAAATAAGTAAGAAGACATCATGGTGGTGTATGTTGAGTAAAAATTACATATTTGAAATGACCTTTGGGATTGTGTAGCCTCCCAGTTGGACGTCTCTGTTGGTATAATGAAAAAGACTAAGAGGAACTATGTTTCCAATCCTCTGGATCTCATGGATGACAGCATTGGTGTAGGGCAGGTTTGCACGATCTTCCATTGTTGGCTGTCTGGACCGTCCAATCACTCTGTCTAATTCACTCTGGACTTTTTCTATGCGACAGAGGTACAAGCAAGAGTATAAACGTGATTTCAtccaccaaaaaaaatgaaataactatGAAAAATAGTCACCTTAAACAACAGCTACAGTCGTGTAATTGTTGATTTTCAATCACACTGtaaaaaagtactacaaaaaTCATAAAATCTTAACTGCAAGTATAAATGAGTCACAGTAATTTTCCAAAATAGCTGGAATCCAAATAGCAAAACTCAGAGACAGAATGAATGGTGGAAATGTTTCCAAACCTTTAGATTttggaatacagtaatcccccgttactcatggttaatgtgttccaggaccacccgtgaaaatcCATGATTTAGCGACcaaacattaatttattatttacgtataatttaaacgtttatgaatcctccTCAAACTGATATAAAGCCAGCCGCATGTATGGGAGCCATTGCAAtggtttcacaaagaaaaaattccacttcataagacaaaaataaacttgCAGGAGGAgccgtgagtctcagaatgcagtgcacacactgatgctgtcagtaatagcatgcgtgtacggtatcacgtgacttcaGCTCGTGGGACACACTTTGCCTCTCGCTCTCTCCGTTGTCCTCAATGAGATGAAACTTACATCTCATCGAGGACAATATATACATTGTATATAAATatctgtgcatcttgaagcgcgaataagtgACGGAGTGCTGTAAATGAATACTAAAAGGATGAATCTgtgtaattttattattattttagtgcAGGGACGGCCTCATGTCACGTcacaaaaaatgtttagaaaCTAAAAAGTATTCCAACTATAAATTTACATGGCTCAACTTTTTGAACGTTAATGCCATCCACTGTTGCATTTGTCTTCAAACAACGGCCAAACCTGGAACTACAACATTGCAAATAATTTGTATTGAATCTTCAACTGCTTTAGTCGTGCCACCAGCTTGGATGTTTGACCTCAAGAACAGAAGTTCAAAAGCAGGGCTATGACCTCATAAATTTATGCTTCTGAAGACTTATGTACCCAATGTTCACCATCTCTGTAAATTTTGAGAGCTGTGATTTCAAAGGTTCAACTGAGTTAAGACCATGCCGTGACATAGGCTTCTGATCACACTCAATTTACACATGGATGTGGATGTGTATACTGTGTACCTTATATAAATTGTTGTTTACATCTGACACTGACATTATTTTCAACTGAGTTTTAAAGTTTGCCATTTCTTGAAAGTAGGCAGTGAAATAgttagtgaataaataaaaagattaaaatggcTGTGCTTCATTCTTGAAGAATCTCCTACATTCATTTGATATTCTCCAGTATATTTTTGATTGCATTTAAGACTCCAATAATGACTTAATTACCACTGAAAAGTATTGAGTTTACATTCTGGCCCTAATCTGAACATTTAATGACAGACTGATGAGTGGGAGTCAGAGAGTAGATCTACAGCATTACCACCAATAAATTTGATTGTTACATATTTCCACACATTATTGAATGTGGACAAAAAGATTTGTTAACTTGGTTAATGCTCTTACCCTGGACCTCAGGGTACTTTGCCATGTAGAGGAAAGCCCAGCGCAGAGTGGTGGACGTGGTCTCAGAACCAGCCACAAACAGATCCATGACACAGACAATCAGGTTTTCCTCCTCGAAAGTACTGTTAACCTGCCCCCCCTAAAAAAGTATACAGCATATAGAACTAGAATGTTAATCGATGCTTCACAATATCAATAGACAAGTACATACAAATGTTATTTCAGCAACaggcaaaaaatattttggggaCACATTTTGGTTTACATATTCTAGAAAATAATAATCAGAAAGTCAAATAATGTGTATTGAATCatgcattttcacattttaaatcaacCTGTCATTGCTAGAGTAAATTGAGTGTAAGATATTGATATCGGAgataaggaggaggaagactgcTCAAACTCCAGACTACATCTGAGATTTTGACTTTTTCTCACATTCTAGCGCTTCAGTGAAATTCCACACGAGTAAAACATATTAACAGATAATAGTTCTGATGTAGAGCACCTTCACTTGTAACACATGTGTAGGCAATACAAAACCGCATCAAACATCAGTCACCTTCTGAATCTCATTCAGATAGCAGTCGATGTAGTCTCTTGGGTCTGTAGGGTCAAAGTTTTTCTTGTGCTCATTGATCTCTGCCATTACAAAGTCTTTGACATTGTTCCAGAGAGTCTTTGTTGTCTGATGTGGCCCTGGCAAATGTCTCATCAGCAGAGGGAATGAATTGTAAAACTGCAGAGTAGAGCATGGTGAAACGATTACTAATGTTTAAATATTGcacattacatttttatcattttaaggTCACTCAGAAAAgtattttatgttaaatatgaataattcaGTTCCTATATTGATTCCCCATTCATAGATGACTCTTCTCAGTCACTCGCTTCATCAGGTTCATCATAATGAGGAAATGTACAATTGAACAATTGTATGCAGCATTTAATATATCAGTAATTCTAAAAGCTGTACCTTATTCCAAAGTGAGGCGTCAGTCTGGATACTTAACTCAAAACTCCTGATCAGTCCCTCGAACTTCTCATCATTGTACTCAAAGCGATGACCAAAAACCAGGGTGCAGATGATGTTGGAGACAACTTTGTTGATGATGAGATGTGGACCAAATGGTTTACCTACATAATTTAACACAATATATCAATTCTGTATTTCTGATTGAGCATACTAAATGAGTCAGTGAAATCAAATCTACCTGTGAAGTTTGCGATGTATTTTGCACAATGTAAAAATTCGTCCACGATGACAGGTTCAAGTGACTTTTTGCCAAATCCAAAATATTTTAGGGTTGAAAGTGCAAAACGCCTCTGCTGCTTCCACATGTTCCCGTTACTGGAAATTAAAcctaataaaacaaatacatttgaaaaaaataaggaataaaTAATACTTAGCTCACTAAATATTAAACTTTGATAATTAATGTTTGATAAATTAACGTTTGATAAACTTTGATAATTTATATTTTGCGATCAATGCAAGTTCAGCAAGTATCCCTGCTCCTGTCTACTGTATTAATAACAGATAATTtttgtataataaataaataaattgggaGTGTTTATGTTAGATAGTGTATGTCTTAAACATGCAACGAGCTCATGAAGTGAGTGAAGTATAACCTTTGAACTAATTTTTATGCTAAAGAAACACAATATGAAAAAGGCCAAAGGGTCATACTTTGTAGTGCTTCCCTGTACGAGCATCACAGGAGTAAAAATGCAGGTCTTCTCACCTCTTCCATGGACCAATTCCTTACGAATTGGACGGCACGGACGATCTGCTGTACTGTCTCCCTGATTTACCAGAGCTTCTTTAATGATTTCAAGTCTGTTTAACACCACCATCCACTCCTGGCCCATACGCAGGCTGTAAACATCTCCATATATGTGTGATAGCTGTGAGTAGATTAAGACAGAGGAAGGACAGCAATAAAAGTTCATAATACTGCAGCCTATGTAACATTTGTGAAATAATGACAATGTTCATCCAACAGTGACTTTATTGACAGCAACAACTTCTGTCGAACAACCTCAGTGTCAAATTTCTCTTTGAAATTTCCCAATACGGACCTTCTTCACAACATCATGTCGAGTCATGAGCTTGTGGAGAGGTTGTTTAGGTTCCCCCATGTAGACATTTTGGCATTTGCAGCTGATTTAACTGCATATAGAGTAATcactcgttactcgcggttaatgcctTCCAAGACaacccacaaaaaacaaaattctgcaattTAGCaacagttatttattttatcatttacattAGTTTAattgtttatgaaccctccccatactgatattaaaccaccttctatctgtattaccttttcccacactcttatagactgtttaaggcgctagtgtttttgtaaaacactgaagtgtgctgcattcagtgagtctcggaacacagcacacatttTAATCGAAAATGTCTTCAAGCTgttagccaatagcatgtgcgtacggtatcacgtgactacctactaaaaaatctgcaatgtagtgaagccagtCATCTTGAATATGCGAGGAATTACTCTTCTAGGTTGCTCTTAAGACTGTGTGCTGTGGGGTCTTTTGCATGGACCAGTCTTTGTTTAAGAGTGTTGCACagttaaaatacacaggaatctggtgtttgttaaaaatcctcctcagtttttcagacactccagacataTATGGGATCACAATATTGTTACGTCTGCTCTCCTTCTATTCCGTCCTctctgggttgttctcctttctggatcttgtgtgagccttCACAAAGATCCAGTCAGGATTGCCACAAGCTTTCATTTCcaggtgtttgttttctttacctGGTCTTGGGTAATGTTTGGTAACTTGTCAGCCCTGTTTTGTTGGGTCCTTATGACTTCAAGCTTCACCATCACCATCCAGTGGATGGTGAGAGTCACAAAGAAGGTACTGGTC is a window of Antennarius striatus isolate MH-2024 chromosome 7, ASM4005453v1, whole genome shotgun sequence DNA encoding:
- the LOC137599039 gene encoding cytochrome P450 2J6-like, which codes for MDLYTSLIGSFADWDVKCLLLFVVLFILIADYVKNHQPANFPPGPWALPIVGNMFSVDHKRTHESLTQLSHIYGDVYSLRMGQEWMVVLNRLEIIKEALVNQGDSTADRPCRPIRKELVHGRGLISSNGNMWKQQRRFALSTLKYFGFGKKSLEPVIVDEFLHCAKYIANFTGKPFGPHLIINKVVSNIICTLVFGHRFEYNDEKFEGLIRSFELSIQTDASLWNKFYNSFPLLMRHLPGPHQTTKTLWNNVKDFVMAEINEHKKNFDPTDPRDYIDCYLNEIQKGGQVNSTFEEENLIVCVMDLFVAGSETTSTTLRWAFLYMAKYPEVQEKVQSELDRVIGRSRQPTMEDRANLPYTNAVIHEIQRIGNIVPLSLFHYTNRDVQLGGYTIPKGVILVPNLTSVLLDKNEWETPFTFNPGHFLSKEGRFEKPEAFIPFSAGKRLCLGETLARMEIFLFFTSFMQHFTFSMPAGVKPVMDYRFGVTLAPLPYDICATAR